Proteins co-encoded in one Brassica rapa cultivar Chiifu-401-42 chromosome A02, CAAS_Brap_v3.01, whole genome shotgun sequence genomic window:
- the LOC103854873 gene encoding squalene epoxidase 5-like, translating into MDMYFTQVCLWTTLLAVVLTWAIFHVSNRKKKSTKLVDTAAQERTYGGPDVIIVGAGVGGSALAYALAKDGRRVHVIERDMSEPVRMMGEFMQPGGRLMLAKLGLQDCLEEIDAQKATGLALYKDGEKAVIPFPVEDNNFPYEPTGRSFHNGRFVQRLRQKASPLPNVKLEEGTVKSLIEENGMIKGVTYKNSSGEETMLFAPLTVVCDGCFSNLRRSVNDNDAEVMSYQVGFISKNCQLEEPGYLHLVMAKPSFTMVYQISSTDVRCSVEILPGKIPSIANGEMTNFLRNTMAPQVPQNLRKIFLKGINEGAQIKVMPLKRMSATLSNKKGVIVLGDAFNMRHPAIASGMMVLLSDILILRRLLQPLEYLGDVNKVSEVIKSFYVIRKPMSATVNTLGNAFSQVLIASTDEAKEAMRQSCYDYLSSGGYGSSGLMALLGGMNPRPLSLIYHLFVVTLSATGQLLYPFPSPLRIWHSVRLFGLSLKMLVPHLKAEGVGQMFSPASAAAYRKSYMSATAL; encoded by the exons ATGGATATGTATTTTACGCAAGTTTGTTTATGGACGACGCTTCTCGCCGTCGTGCTGACTTGGGCAATATTCCATGTCAGCAACCGGAAGAAGAAGTCAACCAAGCTGGTTGATACGGCAGCCCAGGAGAGAACGTACGGTGGTCCAGACGTCATCATCGTCGGAGCTGGTGTCGGCGGCTCAGCTCTCGCCTATGCTCTTGCTAAG GACGGACGTCGAGTACATGTGATAGAGAGGGACATGAGCGAACCAGTGAGAATGATGGGTGAGTTTATGCAACCTGGAGGACGACTCATGCTAGCTAAGCTTGGCCTACAAG ATTGTTTGGAAGAAATCGATGCACAGAAAGCCACAGGCTTAGCACTTTATAAGGACGGGGAAAAAGCCGTCATACCTTTTCCGGTGGAGGACAACAATTTTCCTTATGAACCTACTGGTCGATCTTTTCATAATGGCCGTTTTGTCCAGCGGCTGCGCCAAAAAGCCTCTCCTCTCCCTAA TGTGAAGCTGGAAGAAGGGACGGTAAAATCTTTGATTGAAGAAAATGGAATGATCAAAGGAGTGACATACAAGAACAGTTCAGGTGAAGAAACGATGCTATTTGCACCACTCACTGTGGTATGCGACGGTTGCTTCTCCAACCTTCGTCGGTCTGTTAACGATAATGAT gcGGAGGTTATGTCGTACCAAGTTGGTTTCATATCAAAGAACTGTCAGCTCGAAGAACCCGGATACTTACACTTGGTAATGGCTAAACCATCCTTCACCATGGTGTATCAGATAAGCAGCACTGACGTTCGTTGTAGTGTGGAGATTTTACCCGGAAAAATTCCTTCTATTGCGAATGGTGAAATGACCAACTTTTTGAGAAACACTATGGCTCCTCAG GTACCTCAAAATCTCcgcaaaatatttttgaaaggGATCAATGAGGGGGCACAAATAAAAGTGATGCCATTAAAGCGCATGTCAGCTACTTTGAGCAATAAGAAAGGTGTGATTGTGCTGGGAGATGCATTTAACATGCGTCATCCAGCAATCGCGTCTGGAATGATGGTTTTACTATCTGACATTCTCATATTACGTCGCCTTCTCCAGCCATTGGAATACCTCGGTGATGTAAACAAAGTCTCAGAAGTTATCAAGTCCTTTTATGTTATCCGAAAG CCAATGTCAGCGACGGTGAACACACTAGGGAATGCATTTTCTCAAGTGCTGATTGCATCGACGGACGAAGCAAAAGAGGCAATGCGACAAAGCTGCTATGATTACCTCTCCAGTGGTGGCTATGGCTCGTCCGGCTTGATGGCTCTACTCGGCGGCATGAACCCTCGTCCACTTTCTCTCATCTATCATCTATTCGTTGTTACTCTATCGGCCACTGGTCAACTGCTCTATCCATTTCCCTCCCCTCTTCGCATTTGGCATAGCGTCAGACTTTTTGGC TTGTCTTTGAAGATGCTGGTTCCTCATCTCAAAGCGGAAGGGGTTGGCCAGATGTTCTCTCCAGCATCTGCAGCCGCGTATCGCAAAAGCTATATGTCCGCAACCGCTCTCTAA